From the genome of Nicotiana tabacum cultivar K326 chromosome 2, ASM71507v2, whole genome shotgun sequence:
CGAGTTTAGACAGCCTCTGCCCCACAATATTAAGCCCTCCTCCACGAGCGTAAGCTGAGGTGGAATCGTCGATGCCTGTTACACGTATATGTGGGGGTCCACCAGGCCGAGCTGCAAAAGCTTGGATTAGAGTCACCCACTGGCTCCCTTGAGCGATCTGGAAATCAATAATATGAACTCTATTTTCATCCTTCATTGCTTCTGCAATGGCGCCATTAGCTGACATGTATCCGAATTTGAAATAAGGGCAAATCTCATAAAGCATGTGCATATAAGATAACAGTTCAAAACTTGCTGGTTCTTTGCATCTCAAGGACTTGCATATGGAACTCCCTGATGCAGCCAACCTCGCCACAAGACCTTCCAAGATGTATGCTCCCAGTCTCTGAATTGGTTCCCCCGACACTGACACCATTTGACGCAACTCAGCTATTAACACTTGTGCTGTTAGCAAATCACCATCAGACACTGCTTTTGCGCAGGCAATAAGGACATGTTTCAAATCCCGTCTAGGTATGGCCTCCATCATTTGCCTCCAGCTATTAATTTCTGTGGAGGCTATACTGCTCGGCAAGGAATTATCGTAACTCTCCAGAAAGTCTGAATCAGGTCCCAGCATCACCGATTCCAATTCCTTTAACTTGTGCATGAAATCATTTACACCATCTGTAATGCAAGATCCACTACTGGGGGAGCCGTAGTTAGTCATCTCAGAGGATTGGCAAACATCTGATAGGTATGGCTGAGATTCTTGATGGCAAATGGAGCTTCCGTTTGATGAGAAACTAGCAGTTGACGGTGAGTGATAAACTCCATGGCTGCCATTAATGTAGCTCAAATGGTTGTCTAAAGTTTGAAACTGAGGCAGACAGTAAGCCTCTGCCTTCTGCACAGGTTGATAGTAAAGAGTATTTGACATGGATGATCTTCTGAGTCGTCGTGATGCTTGCATTGGAAAGATTGTTTCTGCCTCGTCTATATACGACTACGCAGTCTGGTATCTAGCTCTTCAGAGTGCACGGTTATTGGAACACCACGAAAATTAATGTAGACGGCATATCAAGGATTATTCATGTGACAAGGTTTTCATGGCTTCCACAGAGGAGAGCTTTTGAGCCGAGCAGCGTttcaaaagttgaaaaaggaagGGACGATCTCTAGTGTCGGAACACAACAACCTACACAATAGATGTACAGTGTTTATCAAAAGAGCTAGTAGAGGAAAATGAAGTTAGATTAAGGAACTAATAAGCACATAATATTCAAGGTCTATTACAGCCAGTTAACAACTCAAGGTATTCTACCAATACTTCTACTACTATATAAGAGGTGTGAGATTACTAGTAGCAATTACACGAAACACTATAATATCCGGTTCAATACGAACCTTAAATTTGCATGCTATTATCTCAGAGCATGGAAATTCATGTCTATGAAGTAACAGATCAGCAAAGGAAAACCGTTTCAAGGCAATTTGACAAAAAGATGATGAATGCTAGCAGAAGCAATTACACATCAATAAGAAACCATAGATTTGCATTATCAACCTAAGCTGGTCACAGTATACTACTCAACACAAACTTCTTTAGGCTGTCTTACTTCATCTACTTTATATCGTGCTAGCGCAGACGCTCTTCAACTCTATATACtagtattttaatttattttttttaaataaactaAATTCACACTCATTGTCAGAAAAGGATCAATGTCCAATGTACTCAGTGACTTATATCCTCAGAATTGTCTAATGTTAAAACGTTCATGAAATTTAAGCTTGTCCACTCGACAAATTCTTATCGTTGATCTACTAACCTTGAAAGCAAAAAACTAGTTACAGCAGCAGTCCTTTGCAAAGATCCACTATATTCTCTCTAGCAAAAAGGACAaggatttgattatttttttttaaagggaAAAGGAAATCTATCATGGATCACATAAACTATTGTTATAGAAAACTAAgaaggggaaaaaagaaaagagccatgatttgaaagaaaatattgaaAATAAATAGAGAACCTTTCTTATTGATGgtctttataaaataaaataaaagctattCTTATTGATGGTAAGGCATTGTAACTTGTGAGAAAGATCAAATAAGATGAAGTACACTGAACTTAGCAAGAAAGCTCAAAGATACAGACAATGCCAACAGTCGAATAAAACACGCTAAATTTAATTAAGCAGAACATATTCATTCTTCAGGGACAAAATTAATTCATCAAAATTAAAAGAATGAGCAGAACATGAACCAGATAAAATGGCCCATGTATCCACAgccttttaattatttatatattttattcacaAAGAATGAGTTCAATTATTTCCCTTAATCAGTTACTATCAATACAAACTACACATTAAAACTAGCTTCAAATTGAATGCATACGTTTCCTTAAGCTGACATAAATTCCAAAACAACAGAATAAACTAACTTTTTGCCATTCTTGATTTAACCCCCACTTTAAAACAGAGCTTCATTTTCTCAAGAATCCACAATACtatggaaaaaaaaattaaaaagataaaGAGGCATCAACCCTGTCtaaaaaagaagaatagaaagaacaaATCGTAAGTATAAAAATCCTACCTTTAGCAGATCTATCAAGAAAGTATTCACAGGGAAATCAGACCAATAAccaatttaatttaaagtttagATTTTTCCCTCAAATTTCCCAAATTGAAGCAAAAATCTGAGAAAGATTTCAACTTTATcttattgaaaaaaataaaagaagggaaaatacTGAAATGGGATAACAGAGTAAAGAAGCTTAGAAGCAAGCAGAAAGAATTTAATTTAAGGAATAGAAGTGAAGTTTGATAGTATTATGAATCAGCAGTTGGCATACCAACCTTAAACTGAAGAGTCCcgagttttgttttgttttttaattcctttgtttctttattactACAAAGAACAGTATTTATGCAAAAAGAGAGAGACAGGGGAAGAAGGAGCAGGGCAACCTATGAAGGTAAAATTCTGTAGTATAATAAAAAGATTAAGTTAATTATTAAGCCCTCAGAGTTTAGAAAAAACACAAGAATGccattataattttattattaattgatCTAGTTTGGGGGCCTAAATTGCTCTTTAATCAACAGTTAGTGCCTAGTGGGCATAGGCAAGTGCAAGTTGGAGTGACTCGTATCGCGTAcgttcaatattttcaaatcgTGCGGTGCTGAACAATTTTTAATCTGAAAATTACTATTGAGATTGACGCTCAGTTAATGTATTTATATAAATTACtagattttttatttaattaatagtgTTTGGTTCTAAAAGTAATGAGTGCACAAGCGCCCATAACTTATAGAGTAGATCCGCCATTAGGTATTACTAAGGATGTGATAAGATGAATTGATCCTTAATTAGATATTCCGACTTCAAGCTTTGAAAATAGAGAAATTTTTTATAGAGAACTCAACTACACGCGAAGTGATTTTGAATTGATCGAGCTAGTAAAAAAGAGCTCTTTGATTGGTTGTAAAAGAAATTGCACAATGGATAGACAATGTTCTATATAATGAGTTAcataggcgtttggacataaaaaattgtagtttttgaaaaaaattagtatttggagttaagtaaaaaaatagtatttgaaatgtgaaattatgtttgaacatgcattttacttgaaaaaatattgcagttttgtgagtgaagaaaacaattttgaaaattttgaaaaagtgatttttgaaaaatttattttcgaaaaatttccaaaaatatgcaaaatttcGTGGACAaacacattttaaaaaaaaataatatgaacAAACGGGGCCTTAAAATGTCTTCATCCACGTGAACCTTAGGGTCTAGATGAGGCCTTATGGTTAATTCATttcctctctactccttcgggtaggggtaaggattgcgtacacactactttcctcagaccccattagtgggattttactgggtcgttgttgttgttgttgttgttgttgttgtaattacaaagaaagaaaagggagaaaaaaTAATGCATGGGATTTGTATAAATAATACATAAGAGatcttaataatattttttatatttaaattataaatgAACATTTGATATCATTTCCTCGAAGAAAAGACCGTAGTAAGTTTATTTGAAGTTGTCCTTAAATTAAATGACTATACCATGATCTAAATGGATAGGGATATGAGATAAGAATTTTGAAATGACTTGATCAAACCCCAACGATTACTTCAATATCaatttctcttctaattttcctTCCCAAAAAGACTACATATTCTTGTTCATGTTCAAGGCTCAAGACTATATACCAATTTCAGAAGTGCCCGCTCCAGACGTTACACAAAGCTAAAAAGGAAAATGGGACATTTTTaatactttttatttatttatcatttagTCTTTCTTTTTTATTGAAACAAGTTTTTTTgggaggtttttttttttttcccccccccccccccccccccgaggtATTAAATTGAGCTAACACTCAGAATACTTCAGATATTCCAATAATAATACTCTTGCTTTTGAGTCACACTTTATCAATCTACAAACATACCAGTCTTTAGCCAGAATAAGAAGGTTCTTGACAAATATTGAAGTGTAATAACAACAACTAcgaattaataataaaaaataataataacaatagtaataatgataataatacttTAAAATATTATCTCATACATCATATTACGGCGTTCATCACACTATAACTATGAACCtggaaaatggaaaacaaaatcaAGATACACGCACATCAAGTTACGAAGTCtaactaattaattaacaaattGTTTACTAAGGT
Proteins encoded in this window:
- the LOC107799994 gene encoding scarecrow-like transcription factor PAT1: MQASRRLRRSSMSNTLYYQPVQKAEAYCLPQFQTLDNHLSYINGSHGVYHSPSTASFSSNGSSICHQESQPYLSDVCQSSEMTNYGSPSSGSCITDGVNDFMHKLKELESVMLGPDSDFLESYDNSLPSSIASTEINSWRQMMEAIPRRDLKHVLIACAKAVSDGDLLTAQVLIAELRQMVSVSGEPIQRLGAYILEGLVARLAASGSSICKSLRCKEPASFELLSYMHMLYEICPYFKFGYMSANGAIAEAMKDENRVHIIDFQIAQGSQWVTLIQAFAARPGGPPHIRVTGIDDSTSAYARGGGLNIVGQRLSKLAKAFKVPFEFHAAAISGSDVQVENLGIQPGEALAVNFAFTLHHMPDESVSTENHRDRLLRMVKNLNPKVVTLVEQESNTNTAAFFPRFLETLDYYTAMFESIDMTLPRGHKERINVEQHCLARDVVNIIACEGIERVERHELLGKWKSRFRMAGFSPYPLSSLVNATIKRLLESYSDKYRLEERDGALYLGWMNRDLVASCAWK